From the Leptospira biflexa serovar Patoc strain 'Patoc 1 (Paris)' genome, one window contains:
- a CDS encoding DNA alkylation repair protein yields MEPLKEIYSVDWVKNLSQIVTQVDSKIQPEEFQKKIFDSHWKKYELKERINRIADVFLIFWNLPLSKIEPKLLRLIELLKKNGVSDFNFPYIFVNDIVTKSGLNDFETSMRVFEKTTVFSSAEFAIRFYYQNYFEKTLKQMEKWSKHNDAFVRRLASEGSRPLLPWGIGIPAIKNKPEIHIKILENLWNDENEIVRRSVSNHLNDISKIQPELVIKFCESRFGVSSDLDKSLKHALRGLLKKGNEVALSFFDYDTNWKPKNLKLDLKKKKVKIGESLPFQIRFGNPTNKKTKIRIEYKIGFLLANGKYGTKVFQLGERMVDAKEEITINKTHPFRPITTRVFYPGTQNISIVMNGNELIQSEFELVKG; encoded by the coding sequence ATGGAACCATTAAAAGAAATATATTCTGTAGATTGGGTGAAAAACCTAAGTCAAATAGTAACGCAAGTTGATTCAAAGATCCAACCAGAGGAATTCCAGAAAAAAATATTCGATTCACACTGGAAAAAGTATGAATTGAAAGAAAGAATCAATCGAATTGCAGATGTGTTTTTGATTTTTTGGAATCTTCCATTATCTAAAATCGAACCAAAACTATTGAGATTAATTGAGCTATTAAAGAAAAATGGCGTGAGTGACTTTAACTTTCCTTATATCTTCGTTAATGATATCGTCACAAAATCTGGACTGAATGATTTCGAAACATCGATGAGAGTTTTTGAAAAAACAACAGTTTTTTCAAGTGCTGAATTTGCAATTCGCTTCTATTACCAAAATTACTTTGAAAAAACTTTGAAACAAATGGAAAAATGGTCAAAACACAATGATGCATTTGTTAGGCGACTTGCGAGTGAAGGTAGCCGTCCTTTATTACCTTGGGGAATCGGTATCCCTGCAATAAAAAATAAACCGGAAATTCATATTAAAATTTTAGAGAACTTGTGGAATGATGAAAATGAGATAGTGCGTCGGAGTGTGTCAAATCATTTGAATGATATTTCCAAAATCCAACCAGAACTTGTTATCAAATTTTGTGAATCTAGATTTGGTGTTTCAAGTGATTTGGATAAAAGTTTAAAACATGCATTGAGAGGATTATTAAAAAAAGGAAATGAAGTCGCTTTGTCTTTTTTTGATTATGACACTAACTGGAAACCGAAAAATTTGAAGTTAGATTTAAAAAAGAAAAAAGTAAAAATAGGTGAGTCATTGCCGTTTCAAATTCGCTTTGGTAATCCTACGAATAAAAAAACAAAAATAAGAATAGAATATAAAATCGGTTTTTTATTAGCAAATGGAAAATATGGAACCAAAGTGTTTCAGTTAGGTGAAAGAATGGTGGATGCGAAAGAAGAGATCACCATCAATAAAACCCACCCTTTTCGGCCAATCACAACCCGAGTGTTTTATCCAGGAACACAAAACATCTCCATCGTAATGAATGGAAACGAATTAATACAATCAGAATTTGAATTGGTTAAAGGATAA
- a CDS encoding alpha/beta hydrolase family esterase yields MNKFYIFLFYFVLSFFSCMGFFYKLTPNQKNDFFLLNDVKRTYLVHYPKNWNGLPIPMLVALHGRFGTGISMMKQTKLNELADAKGFIVIFPDGYKRSWADGRGSSPADENSINDVVFIESIVKRMVAEGSVNPSSVFLVGHSNGGFMAQRLAVEKPELWKGVMSVAAQLSVFLLKSKHKYKTIPVSMGIMAGTADPLVPYSGGYVRDGKEILSVTDSILRWKEWSGCNDSVQKNTKEFQEENDVIKIDFERFDSCEENKVVELIRLNGLGHSWPGETPMIPFINQGKTTKVIDGSMLVWEFMESIK; encoded by the coding sequence ATGAACAAGTTTTATATATTTTTATTTTATTTTGTACTAAGTTTTTTTTCATGTATGGGTTTTTTTTATAAGTTAACACCAAATCAAAAAAATGACTTTTTTCTTTTGAATGATGTGAAACGGACTTATTTGGTTCATTATCCGAAAAATTGGAATGGTTTGCCTATACCAATGTTAGTTGCTTTGCATGGACGATTTGGAACTGGAATTTCCATGATGAAACAAACTAAATTAAATGAACTAGCAGATGCAAAAGGATTTATTGTAATATTTCCTGATGGATATAAAAGAAGTTGGGCAGATGGAAGGGGGAGTTCACCCGCAGATGAGAATTCTATCAATGATGTTGTATTTATCGAATCGATTGTCAAAAGGATGGTGGCAGAAGGATCTGTAAATCCAAGTTCTGTTTTTTTAGTGGGTCATTCTAACGGTGGTTTTATGGCACAGAGACTTGCGGTTGAAAAACCAGAATTATGGAAAGGTGTTATGAGTGTCGCAGCGCAGTTATCTGTATTTTTATTGAAATCAAAACATAAGTATAAAACAATTCCTGTTTCGATGGGAATTATGGCTGGGACGGCGGATCCACTTGTCCCATATAGCGGTGGATATGTGAGGGATGGAAAAGAAATTTTGTCAGTCACGGATAGTATCCTCCGATGGAAAGAATGGAGTGGATGTAATGATTCGGTTCAAAAGAATACTAAAGAGTTTCAAGAAGAAAACGATGTAATAAAGATTGATTTTGAACGATTTGATTCATGTGAAGAGAATAAAGTTGTGGAACTCATACGGTTGAACGGATTAGGTCATAGTTGGCCTGGAGAAACACCAATGATTCCTTTTATCAATCAAGGAAAAACTACGAAAGTAATTGATGGGTCAATGTTGGTTTGGGAATTTATGGAAAGTATAAAATGA
- a CDS encoding SDR family oxidoreductase, translating into MTQVAVVTGASRGIGLSISKVLLELGYTVYGICRNPETCNFYEENFHLIKGDLKDPKTIPIFLEQIPNRDKIRILVNNAGLSYFAPIEELSSDKISEMTQVLLNAPMILSSSLTRILKQNEGRIFFIGSVSGFQISPWGNVYGSLKAGLHQFARLLYDELRKYSVKVHLVIPDITKTDFYHDLNIEPDSDPRSYLIPDQIANVVKQILLDQSGLVVPEIVVRPEVFKLKRKKFQK; encoded by the coding sequence ATGACCCAAGTAGCCGTTGTGACTGGTGCTTCTCGTGGAATTGGCCTCTCAATATCCAAGGTATTACTCGAGTTAGGTTATACAGTTTATGGAATCTGTAGAAACCCAGAAACATGTAATTTTTACGAAGAAAATTTCCATTTGATCAAAGGTGACTTAAAAGATCCTAAAACGATTCCCATATTTTTGGAACAAATTCCCAATAGAGACAAAATTCGTATCCTTGTGAATAATGCAGGACTCTCGTACTTCGCACCCATTGAGGAATTATCATCGGATAAAATTTCAGAAATGACTCAGGTTCTTTTGAATGCACCCATGATACTTTCAAGTTCACTGACAAGGATTTTGAAACAAAACGAAGGAAGAATCTTCTTTATTGGTTCTGTATCTGGATTTCAAATTTCTCCTTGGGGGAATGTGTATGGCTCACTGAAAGCAGGATTACACCAATTTGCTAGATTATTGTATGATGAACTTCGTAAATATTCAGTGAAGGTTCATTTGGTGATTCCAGATATTACCAAAACTGATTTTTATCATGATTTGAACATTGAGCCAGACTCAGATCCAAGATCATATTTAATACCAGATCAGATTGCTAATGTAGTGAAGCAGATACTATTGGATCAGAGTGGATTGGTTGTACCGGAAATTGTAGTGAGACCTGAAGTTTTTAAACTGAAACGTAAGAAGTTTCAAAAATAA
- a CDS encoding Crp/Fnr family transcriptional regulator: protein MGLKESLAKLSMINIKRGEVLFKEGVPSNGAMFFLFEGQLDIYKQIDGKHTKLRSILPGEFFGEMAIINNSPRAASIVVVSESAKLGIINRTTFVQMSQESPEFLFLLLKKVIERLYETDGKIRAIKRKQDEDSMISKSLPSLSNDGASASNEESLGQVPLNTFTDDAQSIGE, encoded by the coding sequence ATGGGACTTAAAGAATCGCTCGCTAAACTTAGTATGATCAACATCAAACGAGGGGAAGTCCTTTTTAAAGAAGGTGTTCCTTCTAATGGCGCCATGTTTTTTTTGTTTGAAGGTCAATTGGACATATACAAACAAATTGATGGAAAACATACAAAACTTAGAAGTATTCTTCCTGGTGAATTTTTTGGAGAAATGGCTATCATCAATAATAGCCCGAGAGCTGCTTCCATCGTAGTTGTCTCAGAATCAGCAAAACTTGGTATCATCAACAGAACTACTTTTGTTCAGATGAGCCAAGAAAGTCCCGAGTTCTTATTTTTATTACTAAAAAAAGTAATCGAAAGATTGTATGAAACGGATGGAAAAATCCGTGCCATCAAACGCAAACAAGACGAAGATTCAATGATTTCAAAGTCATTACCTTCTTTATCAAATGATGGTGCATCAGCTTCGAATGAAGAGAGTTTAGGACAAGTGCCATTAAACACTTTCACTGACGATGCCCAATCAATTGGGGAATGA
- a CDS encoding Crp/Fnr family transcriptional regulator yields MSIPKKDNRINIFDFVNTVPTKTFKRGEIIVREGDPSNEKMYFILSGTLSVGMGAPDQGNFHEVRKLSTGEFFGEIALISSHARAMTVFIESDRAQLGILDKQNLIRIANSNPMFVYALLQTYVERLIEAEQKLKDLTEVSDGT; encoded by the coding sequence ATGTCCATTCCCAAAAAAGATAATCGTATCAATATATTCGACTTTGTTAATACTGTCCCAACAAAGACATTCAAACGAGGTGAAATTATAGTTCGTGAAGGTGATCCATCTAACGAAAAAATGTATTTTATCTTAAGTGGAACATTGTCTGTTGGGATGGGAGCACCTGATCAAGGCAATTTTCATGAAGTAAGGAAACTTTCGACAGGAGAGTTTTTTGGTGAGATCGCACTCATTTCTTCCCACGCGAGAGCGATGACAGTCTTCATCGAATCAGATCGTGCACAGTTAGGTATCTTAGACAAACAAAACTTAATACGCATCGCCAATTCAAATCCGATGTTTGTTTATGCATTGTTACAAACCTATGTAGAAAGACTAATTGAAGCAGAACAAAAGCTAAAAGATCTAACTGAGGTAAGTGATGGGACTTAA
- a CDS encoding ankyrin repeat domain-containing protein: MKIKISYINLLLSLFFFTNLTLLAEETIPPASDVTPTIDMVKILLKGNPKEFETGITNGGDINSTDESGKSLLILAVEKNRPKQFEFLLNQGADLNKRDLSGKTLLHYVVTSRFTNQIKSLVEKGADLNAYDADGNTALHVAILKSNLAVQKLLVESKADVNLRNNPRKSPIYLAFEKGKIDSINYLLQNGADINLPDLTGRTPLFVSIEQKNIKLLTLALDANANPNTEDTKSILPIVFAIEKGFTAGVETLLNRGADVNAKTPEGESLLFYSVEKRNLTVTNLLIKKGLNVDSKNLSGKTLFELALSKNDINLLKLVLDSGANPNQTLTTNKNPLEESIEASKWAIAELLIQKNADVQTPNLSGYLPIHLAARKPGIKIVDLLLKKGLPVDIENSKTNETSLSLALDNKQIGIAKLLLSKKANPNHKLKNGDSLIFSTIERKDAEAFKLLVSSGANLLTLNDEDENLITTVCKLEVEKKDQKFIDETIKLLISKGVNPNSKNKRGLSALHIALNRNRMETMSTLLTIGADPNLTDNNGFTVLHKAMQKFLASKETKQTESYKKLVLFLVERRANLNQQDKLGKTILSELAIQFDPGKSDAILELAKVFVLNGGDPKLKDKTGKSALDYADDKKIPELIEIYRGL; the protein is encoded by the coding sequence ATGAAAATTAAAATCAGCTACATCAATCTTCTTCTTTCTCTTTTCTTTTTCACGAATCTAACCCTGCTCGCGGAGGAAACGATTCCACCGGCTTCGGATGTAACACCAACCATCGATATGGTGAAAATCCTTCTCAAAGGAAATCCAAAGGAATTTGAAACGGGAATCACAAATGGTGGAGATATCAATTCCACAGACGAGTCTGGTAAATCATTACTCATTCTCGCAGTAGAAAAAAACCGACCCAAACAATTTGAATTTTTACTCAACCAAGGTGCCGATTTAAACAAACGTGATTTATCTGGAAAAACATTATTACATTATGTAGTGACTTCACGATTCACTAACCAAATCAAATCATTGGTCGAAAAAGGTGCTGATTTAAATGCATATGATGCAGATGGGAATACAGCATTACATGTCGCAATTTTAAAATCAAATTTAGCTGTGCAAAAGTTACTCGTTGAAAGTAAAGCAGATGTTAACTTAAGAAACAATCCAAGGAAATCTCCAATTTATCTGGCATTTGAAAAAGGCAAAATTGACTCAATCAATTACTTATTACAAAATGGTGCTGATATTAATTTACCTGATTTAACAGGAAGGACACCTCTATTTGTTTCAATCGAACAAAAGAACATCAAATTATTAACTTTAGCTCTCGATGCAAATGCCAATCCAAATACGGAAGATACTAAATCCATTCTACCAATCGTGTTTGCAATCGAAAAAGGATTCACGGCAGGTGTCGAAACTTTATTAAATCGCGGAGCAGATGTGAATGCAAAAACTCCCGAAGGTGAATCTTTACTATTTTATTCTGTAGAAAAGAGAAACCTAACAGTCACAAACTTACTAATCAAAAAAGGTTTGAATGTAGATTCCAAAAACTTGAGTGGGAAAACATTGTTTGAACTTGCCCTAAGTAAAAATGATATAAATTTGCTAAAATTAGTTTTGGATTCTGGTGCAAATCCAAACCAAACATTAACAACCAATAAAAATCCTCTGGAAGAATCGATTGAAGCCTCGAAGTGGGCCATCGCAGAACTTTTGATACAAAAAAATGCCGACGTTCAGACTCCCAATCTTTCGGGTTATTTGCCAATTCATTTAGCAGCGAGAAAACCTGGAATTAAGATCGTAGACCTATTATTAAAAAAAGGTCTTCCTGTTGACATTGAAAATAGTAAAACAAACGAAACGTCACTTTCTCTTGCGCTCGATAATAAACAAATTGGAATCGCCAAACTTCTCTTATCTAAAAAAGCAAATCCAAACCATAAACTAAAGAATGGAGACAGTCTTATTTTTTCAACTATTGAAAGAAAAGATGCAGAAGCTTTTAAACTTTTGGTTTCAAGTGGTGCAAATCTACTAACTTTAAATGATGAAGATGAAAATCTAATTACCACAGTCTGTAAATTGGAAGTAGAAAAAAAAGATCAGAAGTTTATCGATGAAACGATCAAATTACTAATAAGTAAAGGTGTAAATCCGAATTCAAAAAACAAACGAGGATTAAGTGCACTGCATATCGCACTCAATCGCAACCGAATGGAAACGATGTCAACTTTATTGACGATTGGTGCCGATCCCAACCTAACAGATAACAATGGTTTCACGGTATTACACAAGGCCATGCAAAAGTTTTTAGCGTCCAAGGAAACCAAACAAACGGAATCGTATAAAAAGTTAGTACTTTTCCTAGTAGAAAGACGAGCGAACTTAAACCAACAGGATAAATTAGGGAAAACTATACTTTCCGAACTAGCAATTCAGTTTGATCCTGGTAAAAGTGATGCCATCCTGGAATTAGCAAAGGTTTTTGTTTTGAATGGTGGAGATCCTAAGCTAAAAGATAAAACTGGTAAGTCTGCTCTAGATTATGCAGATGATAAAAAAATTCCTGAACTCATAGAAATTTATCGCGGTCTTTAA
- a CDS encoding peptidoglycan DD-metalloendopeptidase family protein, which yields MKTLQTVFLTLILTLCNISIWSQSNLEDRDKERQSGLIKTNQKKQEEILQKYNDFVSKVQSRFPGLKISSSPIDLKMAEGISDHNNAPGALDKKPKSITAIASDHFYLQLEPSIQPNARSQVKIKKGDPLEVVLVLKQDVTDKKEGSHWVLVRTKSKKEGYITQDLLQPTKPTVKSRNTEGNSLDLSALPSRTTNANVTDVKKGKEMWVNASSLNMRGEPDVNGYVIARLPKGQKVSIESSTTNEETIDGISSNWYQVSSAYGNGWVFGGYLSTSEVVSYEIQPGETSFPQENPDELKTGEKRFVRSTNLRMRDEPNDYGSVITSIPGDEKLKILDIKKEIETIAGVRSKWIYVNWNDEWEGWVFGGFVSKERGPLVDSDDISKYFQIPVDNERYVSSSFGTRVDPVTGKIGAFHSGIDLPAPIGTPIKAVSDGKVWRTITTSGGYGVLTIISHKNNIFTYYAHQSERQVKEGDTVRSGDIIGQVGNTGKSTGPHLHFEVRKGPDQQALDPGAYLPK from the coding sequence ATGAAAACTCTACAAACTGTCTTTCTCACATTGATTCTAACATTATGTAACATTTCTATTTGGTCACAATCGAATTTGGAAGACCGAGACAAAGAAAGACAATCTGGACTCATCAAAACCAATCAAAAAAAACAAGAAGAAATCTTACAAAAATACAACGACTTTGTCTCAAAAGTACAAAGCCGTTTTCCTGGATTAAAAATATCTTCCTCCCCTATCGACTTAAAAATGGCAGAGGGTATATCCGATCACAACAATGCTCCTGGAGCTCTAGATAAAAAACCAAAATCCATTACAGCAATTGCATCCGATCATTTTTACCTACAACTCGAACCCTCAATCCAACCTAATGCACGTTCGCAGGTAAAAATCAAAAAAGGTGATCCTTTGGAAGTTGTTTTAGTATTAAAGCAAGATGTGACTGACAAAAAAGAAGGTTCTCATTGGGTTTTGGTTCGAACAAAATCAAAAAAAGAAGGATACATCACACAAGATTTATTACAACCTACGAAACCTACTGTAAAATCTAGAAACACAGAAGGAAATTCCTTAGACCTGTCTGCTTTACCTTCCCGAACCACAAACGCTAATGTAACAGATGTCAAAAAAGGCAAAGAAATGTGGGTGAATGCAAGTTCCCTAAATATGCGAGGGGAACCTGATGTAAATGGGTATGTGATCGCAAGGTTACCCAAAGGCCAAAAAGTTTCCATTGAAAGTTCCACAACTAACGAAGAAACAATCGATGGCATTTCTTCCAATTGGTATCAAGTCTCATCCGCATATGGGAATGGTTGGGTGTTTGGTGGGTATTTGAGCACATCCGAAGTAGTTTCTTATGAAATACAACCTGGAGAAACATCGTTTCCACAAGAGAATCCAGATGAATTAAAAACAGGTGAAAAACGATTTGTTAGATCAACAAATTTAAGAATGAGAGACGAACCAAATGATTATGGTTCTGTCATTACTTCAATCCCAGGCGATGAAAAATTAAAAATATTAGATATAAAAAAAGAAATCGAAACCATCGCGGGTGTTCGATCAAAATGGATCTATGTGAATTGGAATGATGAATGGGAAGGATGGGTCTTTGGTGGATTTGTATCCAAAGAACGTGGTCCACTTGTCGATAGTGATGATATTTCAAAATATTTCCAAATCCCAGTCGATAACGAACGCTATGTGTCTTCAAGTTTTGGAACAAGAGTTGATCCAGTCACAGGAAAAATAGGGGCATTCCATTCAGGAATTGATTTACCTGCACCGATTGGCACTCCCATCAAAGCTGTTAGCGATGGGAAAGTATGGCGAACCATTACAACTAGCGGTGGTTATGGGGTATTAACAATCATAAGCCATAAAAATAATATTTTTACCTATTATGCGCATCAAAGTGAGCGACAAGTAAAAGAAGGTGACACAGTCCGCTCCGGTGATATCATTGGTCAGGTAGGAAACACAGGTAAGTCTACCGGTCCTCATTTACATTTTGAAGTTAGGAAAGGCCCTGACCAACAAGCGTTGGATCCAGGAGCTTATTTACCCAAATGA
- a CDS encoding helix-turn-helix transcriptional regulator: METRKVRILFLVFYVLSLLVWIIEEIYTLSKPPEYFDRFRVLIATIESFIALSSFLVVFILYKELKKEAVENRQAKTQIHDLKRTNRILINPEKGFWAEAKAQMTDWNLTDVETEIAILLLRGFSQKQIAAVRKKSLRTIENQTASIYEKSSMRGKLEFISFFLTPLLPEED, from the coding sequence ATGGAAACTCGTAAAGTCCGTATCCTATTTTTAGTATTTTATGTTTTATCTCTACTTGTTTGGATCATTGAGGAAATTTATACTCTCTCAAAACCTCCCGAATACTTTGACAGGTTCCGAGTTCTCATTGCAACGATTGAATCATTCATAGCCCTATCTTCTTTTCTGGTTGTTTTTATCTTGTACAAAGAATTGAAAAAAGAAGCGGTCGAAAACAGACAGGCAAAAACACAAATCCATGATTTAAAACGAACCAATCGAATCCTAATCAATCCAGAAAAAGGATTTTGGGCGGAAGCAAAAGCGCAAATGACAGATTGGAATCTAACCGATGTCGAAACAGAAATTGCTATTCTTTTGTTAAGAGGTTTTTCACAAAAACAAATCGCGGCTGTCAGGAAAAAAAGCCTTCGAACCATTGAAAACCAAACAGCATCGATCTATGAAAAGTCTTCCATGCGAGGAAAACTAGAGTTTATCTCTTTTTTTCTCACGCCACTCCTGCCTGAAGAGGACTGA
- a CDS encoding adenylate/guanylate cyclase domain-containing protein → MIYTLYLIGFLFLGILYWISKLYKQNEENSNTITVLKSEVKILNEDLEKKEKELLTTKTISEEFSNKLVDSYGQLSDLDSLLREINSATDLKEILNILGFYVREKFKVPHYLLYVYKKELDELEFFHSNFPDELTEQVKSEIMGRNIPVSDSYVTVYAHAYVRKRKRSFYIQDFESYKTEGVELENKKSANLKSLLIVPLYLRNKFIGTLDLLDYSGIFELNEQQLNQIKIIADYIAGTIETGYLLDELKTVNSTIQKEKENIELNRLKLENLHKFNRKINSFSEIEDITREVFHYLKVNHRVELGFILLVDPKSNSLVPLMEGAEVFNKGLLVSNFLRTFRPKLIPSIGSLYRSYSKQKPIYLKKSSRWKELTVIDTSIVESFKLELFGHIPLVVQGNTIGIVCVTRLTKESPWSQNEFQEIISFCEQVAGAIHNANLRRDLEKEREKTLHFIRNILPGDLADELIEKGEVVPMEYESVSILFTDFKNFTKAAESLSPEDLIEQLDGCFSQFDDIAVRHNFEKLKTIGDSYMAAGGIPQGNFTHPVDACLFAMEIKSFMTQIRSFKQMLGQDFWEIRVGIHTGPVVAGVVGKSKFAYDVWGDAVNTASRMESSSDAGEINLSETTYDKVKRFFECEYRGKVKAKNKGEMGMYFLKRLRPEFSRDPEGMVPNQIFLDLYKNLRIGAKIIYRQTGS, encoded by the coding sequence ATGATTTATACCTTATATTTGATTGGGTTTTTGTTTTTAGGAATCCTTTATTGGATTTCAAAATTATACAAACAAAATGAAGAAAATTCAAACACGATCACAGTTTTAAAATCAGAAGTAAAAATTCTAAATGAAGATTTAGAAAAAAAAGAAAAAGAACTACTCACGACAAAAACGATTTCCGAAGAGTTTTCAAATAAACTTGTAGATTCGTATGGCCAACTTTCAGATTTAGATAGTTTACTCCGAGAAATTAACTCCGCAACAGATCTAAAGGAAATCCTCAACATTTTGGGTTTTTATGTGCGCGAAAAATTTAAAGTTCCACATTATCTTTTGTATGTTTATAAAAAGGAGTTAGATGAACTAGAGTTTTTTCACAGTAATTTTCCAGATGAACTTACAGAGCAGGTAAAATCAGAAATCATGGGAAGAAATATACCTGTCTCAGATTCTTATGTGACAGTTTATGCTCATGCCTATGTTCGAAAAAGGAAAAGGAGTTTTTACATCCAAGATTTTGAATCCTACAAAACAGAAGGTGTAGAACTAGAAAATAAAAAATCAGCAAATTTAAAATCTTTACTCATTGTTCCGCTTTACCTTAGAAACAAATTCATAGGTACTTTGGATTTACTGGATTATTCCGGGATTTTTGAATTAAACGAACAACAGTTAAATCAAATAAAGATCATCGCTGATTACATAGCAGGAACAATCGAAACAGGTTATCTTTTGGATGAATTAAAAACAGTAAATTCTACCATCCAAAAAGAAAAAGAAAATATAGAATTAAATCGATTAAAACTAGAAAATCTGCATAAATTCAATCGTAAGATCAATTCCTTTTCTGAAATTGAAGACATCACAAGAGAGGTCTTTCATTATCTAAAGGTCAATCATAGAGTGGAACTTGGATTCATTTTATTAGTGGATCCAAAATCAAACTCGCTTGTCCCCCTTATGGAAGGTGCGGAGGTTTTTAATAAAGGCCTACTTGTTTCGAATTTTTTAAGAACATTTCGACCTAAATTGATACCATCCATTGGATCCTTATATCGTTCTTACTCAAAACAAAAACCAATTTATTTAAAAAAATCCAGTCGTTGGAAAGAATTAACAGTTATCGATACATCTATTGTCGAAAGTTTTAAATTAGAGTTATTTGGCCATATCCCACTCGTCGTACAAGGTAACACCATCGGCATAGTTTGTGTCACTCGCCTAACGAAAGAATCACCTTGGTCTCAAAATGAATTCCAGGAAATCATTTCCTTTTGTGAACAAGTTGCCGGTGCAATTCATAACGCAAATTTAAGACGAGACCTTGAAAAGGAACGTGAAAAAACACTTCATTTCATCCGAAACATTTTACCAGGTGACTTAGCAGACGAACTCATCGAAAAAGGTGAAGTTGTTCCTATGGAATATGAATCAGTCAGTATTCTATTTACAGACTTTAAAAACTTCACAAAGGCAGCGGAATCATTATCTCCAGAAGATTTAATTGAACAATTAGATGGATGTTTTTCACAATTTGATGACATCGCCGTACGACATAACTTTGAAAAATTGAAAACAATTGGTGATTCCTACATGGCTGCCGGTGGCATTCCACAAGGAAATTTTACTCATCCAGTTGACGCCTGTTTATTTGCGATGGAAATCAAATCGTTTATGACACAGATTAGATCCTTTAAACAAATGTTAGGCCAAGATTTCTGGGAGATTCGAGTAGGGATTCATACTGGACCAGTTGTTGCAGGAGTTGTCGGGAAATCAAAATTTGCTTACGACGTTTGGGGTGATGCGGTCAATACTGCGAGTCGAATGGAAAGTTCAAGTGATGCAGGTGAAATTAATTTATCAGAAACTACTTATGATAAAGTGAAACGTTTTTTTGAATGTGAATATAGAGGAAAAGTAAAGGCAAAAAATAAAGGAGAAATGGGGATGTATTTTTTAAAAAGACTCCGTCCCGAATTTTCACGAGATCCAGAAGGAATGGTTCCGAACCAAATCTTTTTAGACTTATATAAAAATTTACGAATAGGTGCCAAAATCATCTACCGACAAACTGGATCATAG